One region of Miscanthus floridulus cultivar M001 chromosome 19, ASM1932011v1, whole genome shotgun sequence genomic DNA includes:
- the LOC136529088 gene encoding protein CYTOKININ-RESPONSIVE GATA TRANSCRIPTION FACTOR 1-like, whose product MSAIYMSQLSTALPLMEGDHHQDHHHHHHQGHSPIVFPFVISNSSASESSLSYGSADHHLLRQHRQAMLEPQHMIGGSSAAIASSVFATPFPTVESIRDDMIEPASYDPYDIGKLQVVGGSMDACSWTPAAAKMRITRKATAADPSGAAGKKPRRRAHQAGYDADMNTSGQPNLGVIRVCSDCNTTETPLWRSGPCGPKSLCNACGIRQRKARRAMMAAASGSGPAVPTDGGKASPSNAAAVAAAAHPKLKKEKRVDVDRSLPFKKRCKVVQVQQDHDAAVAATDRAAVVVQATAAEVGNDDACPSRDLLVDDIGGLISWSRSPAAPASAAAASCSLFRASPALPVQQDEITDAAMLLMTLSCGLVRS is encoded by the exons ATGTCTGCCATATACATGAGCCAGCTCTCCACTGCCCTCCCTCTCATGGAGGGAGATCACCACCAAgatcatcaccaccaccaccaccaaggccACTCCCCGATTGTTTTCCCCTTTGTGATCAGCAACAGCAGCGCCAGCGAAAGCAGTCTGAGCTATGGATCGGCAGACCATCACTTGTTGAGGCAGCATCGTCAAGCTATGCTCGAGCCCCAACAT ATGATTGGTGGATCATCAGCTGCGATTGCGAGTAGTGTCTTCGCGACGCCGTTCCCGACTGTGGAGAGCATCCGTGACGACATGATCGAGCCTGCCTCATACGATCCATACGATATAGGGAAGCTGCAGGTTGTCGGCGGGTCGATGGATGCTTGCAGCTGGACGCCGGCGGCGGCCAAGATGAGGATCACGAGGAAGGCCACTGCCGCCGATCCCAGTGGTGCTGCGGGGAAGAAGCCGAGGAGAAGGGCGCATCAGGCAGGGTACGACGCCGACATGAACACGAGCGGCCAACCAAATTTGGGTGTTATTAGGGTGTGCTCCGACTGCAACACCACCGAGACGCCCTTGTGGAGGAGTGGTCCTTGCGGCCCCAAG TCGCTCTGCAACGCGTGCGGTATCAGGCAACGGAAGGCGCGGCGGGCGATGATGGCCGCCGCCTCCGGCTCGGGGCCAGCAGTGCCCACCGACGGCGGCAAGGCCTCACCCAGCaacgccgccgccgtggccgcagCAGCACACCCCAAGctaaagaaggagaagagagtgGACGTGGACCGGTCGCTGCCGTTCAAGAAACGGTGCAAGGTGGTCCAGGTCCAGCAGGATCACGATGCGGCCGTCGCAGCCACTGACAGGGCGGCTGTCGTCGTGCAGGCCACCGCCGCCGAGGTTGGTAACGACGATGCCTGTCCGAGCAGGGACCTGCTTGTCGACGACATTGGTGGGCTCATCAGCTGGAGCAGGAGTCCGGCGGCTCCCGCATCTGCAGCTGCCGCCTCCTGCAGCTTATTCCGGGCGTCGCCGGCGTTGCCGgtgcagcaggacgagatcacgGACGCCGCCATGCTTCTCATGACCCTGTCCTGCGGGCTTGTCCGGAGCTGA